In Armatimonadota bacterium, the sequence GGATGCGGACAGCGACGGCATCGAGGGGCAATTCACGGTTTGGAGTCTGGACCAGGCGGCGGCCGCCCTGAGTGCTGAGGAACTGCAGGCCACATGCGCCGCCTACACGCTTACCAGCCAGGGCAACTGGGAGGGAAAGAACATCCTCACGGCACGCACGCCGGACGCGCGCGCCACATCGCAGGAGCTTCTCGGCAAGCTGCGCCTCGCCCGCGCCGGCCGTGTTCCGCCGGCGACCGATGACAAGGCATTGGCGTCTTGGAACGGCCTGGCGCTCGCAGCATTTGCCGAGTGCGCCTGCCTCTGCCGGCGTGAGGACTACCTCACGGCCGCTCTCCGAACGGGCCACTTCCTCGTCGAAAAGATGGCATGGCGGGACGATACCGGTGGCCTGAGGCTCCGGCACACCTGGCGGGGCGGTATAGCAAAGGTGAACGGCTTTCTGGAGGACTACGCCTGTGTGGCGCGCGGCTTTCTCGCGCTCTACGAGGCCACGGGCCAATCGCCGTGGCTGGCGCTGGCAGACGAGCTCGGCGCTACGACGCTGGCGCGATTTGCCGATCCGGCCGGCAATCTGCTTTACGATACCAGCGACGACGCGCCCGCCCTGCTCCACCGGCCGGCCACTCGCGACGACAACGCTGTGCCGTCCGGATCCGCTGTAGCGATTGAGGTGCTGCTGCGGCTGGCGGCGATCCATGATGACGATAGGTTGATGTCGGCAGCGCGCCGTTTACTGGCGCCGCACTTCGCCAGCGGTAGCCAACACGCCTACGGGCAGGGTCGGCTCCTCTGCGCGCTGGATGACGCGATGGGCGAAATGACCACCGTGGTGCTCTGTGGGGCCGAGAACGACACCTCCGCGAGCGCTCTGAGACAGGTCGCCTGCCGATTTGCCCCGCAGCCCCGCGTTCTGGTAAGCGCCTTACACGGTGAACCGGCCCTGCCCGGCATCGCGCTTCTGGATGGCCGCGGTCCGCTGGACGGCCGCGCGGCAGCATACGTCTGCATCGGGCGGGTTTGCCGGCTTCCCGTTTCGGATCCCGAAGAGCTGCGGAAACAACTGGTCCGGCTGTCTGGTCGAGCCGGTTTGCGCACCTACGACCACTGACCTCTCCGCCGTAGAGAGGCTGCGCTTCCTGGTTCGGGCACAGCCGGCTTCTGCGACTGTTGGACCAGCCGACCAGGCTGCCGCGTGTCGGCGGCTTTGATGCTCGCGACCTTGAGCCTCGCTGTTCGTGGCATCGCAGCAATTATCGACCTCGCACGGATATTTTTGGCTGGCAGCAGTCTTGTTAG encodes:
- a CDS encoding thioredoxin domain-containing protein encodes the protein MGNPAGNRLSSETSPYLLQHASNPVDWYPWGDAAFERARSENRPILLSVGYSACHWCHVMERESFEDANIAALMNRLFVCIKVDREERPDVDSLYMAAVQAMTGQGGWPMTVFLTPDGAPFFGGTYYPPEDRYGHPGFIRILNAVAEAWESRRDQVTEQAEALGSALSELVAPLPDGEADMPGPGALDDAIAALTPLYDETYGGFGTAPKFPQAPTLDLLVRMAPRSERSASMLAQTLEAMASGGIYDHVGGGFHRYSTDRQWLVPHFEKMLYDNAQLALVYARAGIALNRDDFLAVAEETLDYLLREMCSPEGAFYSAQDADSDGIEGQFTVWSLDQAAAALSAEELQATCAAYTLTSQGNWEGKNILTARTPDARATSQELLGKLRLARAGRVPPATDDKALASWNGLALAAFAECACLCRREDYLTAALRTGHFLVEKMAWRDDTGGLRLRHTWRGGIAKVNGFLEDYACVARGFLALYEATGQSPWLALADELGATTLARFADPAGNLLYDTSDDAPALLHRPATRDDNAVPSGSAVAIEVLLRLAAIHDDDRLMSAARRLLAPHFASGSQHAYGQGRLLCALDDAMGEMTTVVLCGAENDTSASALRQVACRFAPQPRVLVSALHGEPALPGIALLDGRGPLDGRAAAYVCIGRVCRLPVSDPEELRKQLVRLSGRAGLRTYDH